A genomic window from Plasmodium coatneyi strain Hackeri chromosome 13, complete sequence includes:
- a CDS encoding Glutathione s-transferase: MAGEIVLYYFDARGKAELIRLIFAYLGIKYTDKRFGEKGDAFIEFKNFKKEKETPFEQVPILEMDNKIFAQSQAIVRYLSKKYKISGNTDLNEFYADMIFCGVQDIHYKFNNTNLFKQNETTFLNEELPKWSGYFENILKKNKSNYFVGDNLTYADLAVFNLYDDIETKYPNSLKNFPLLKAHNEFISNLPNIKNYISNRKESVY, translated from the exons ATGGCGGGGGAAATAGTCCTATACTACTTCGACGCGag GGGCAAAGCTGAGCTGATTCGGTTGATCTTCGCCTACCTGGGAATCAAGTACACGGACAAGCGCTTCGGTGAGAAAGGAGATGCCTTCATCGAGTTTAAGaatttcaaaaaggaaaaggaaacccCCTTTGAGCAAGTCCCCATACTAGAAATGGACAACAAAATATTTGCTCAAAGTCAGGCCATAGTAAGGTACCTTTCAAAGAAGTACAAAATAAGTGGGAATACTGATCTGAACGAATTCTACGCAGATATGATTTTTTGTGGTGTACAAGACATACACTATAAATTTAACAACACAAATTTGTTTAAGCAGAATGAAACTACCTTTCTTAATGAGGAGTTGCCAAAATGGTCAGGTTACTttgaaaacattttaaaaaaaaacaagtcCAATTATTTCGTTGGCGATAATTTAACGTATGCCGATTTGGctgtttttaatttatatgaTGACATCGAAACGAAGTACCCAAacagtttaaaaaattttccccttctgaaAGCCCATAACGAGTTTATTAGCAACTTACccaatattaaaaattatattagcAACAGGAAGGAGAGCGTCTACTAa
- a CDS encoding RNA helicase: MSGKNGGQSIQKKKIFNKNYGNKVKKNRKGNQGRKNDGKNHVDERAQLQKDIDEKLEALVEENKRKQYEEQWKSHFEKGNHPSDSPQKGKNGEDESNTDGNSNHNGDKKKEKNNKVYKNNLTIIDKNVLTEHEFKSLPISKRTLRALHENNFVHMTNIQAVSIPIVLLNKHIYAQAQTGTGKTLCFCIPLVEKLYRNSIDNYNRILGGLIITPTRELVFQIFEVLNMLNKYHKLNICCAIGGKDEEREKAIFSYANIIVCTTGRLLYHLENNYYCNLDYLSTLVIDEIDKLIDSSFYDNLKNILLYKPKENCQICLFSATICKFLSIILRTFNIKDYEYVSINDNDKYIESNNVKQIYIECDIYSKINYLYTFLFSKKNKKIIVFFSTCKQVRFMYEVFRKIKVGVMKFLQLHGKLKQTSRLNTYHFFSKKRNFVCLFTTDIACRGLDFASVDWVIHFDFPENVETFIHRSGRTGRFTNVGNSLIFLTTEIDNKNIFLNVLKENNIEIKEKFIKKNKLFDINNKIHSLNAAFVDIKYLAKKALIIYLRHLYIVMKFKDIKKLNLNQLAYSYGLIEFSQSMMEELNIDDHQKVEVKKKRSRFEKFMEILKKKKLKGGNAPIEGEKSQGDVPSHEPDGRQGTRDNSPRNTSQLPDLNAEEDEDLFTQREAQIEDDSPVMLPTKKRKKRVKVAKTLSRSVLYDDSGNEINDDGVKLKILVNELNEDAQGTEGEYDSDDDKNGDAAPGGNTYIQLLKEKIQRENEKRRMSKLRYEDGSEHVNNSDDYSDVATDSPTDESDESGSSQSDQLSGEKSEGGKDKHSVKRKKTMLNKGKLKATPEENENDISDLESKVMQFL, from the exons ATGTCAGGTAAAAACGGGGGACAGTCaattcaaaagaaaaaaatttttaacaaaaactATGGAAACAAAGtgaagaagaacaggaaaggaAACCAGGGCAGGAAGAATGATGGGAAGAACCACGTCGACGAGAGAGCCCAGTTGCAGAAAGATATCGATGAAAAGTTAGAAGCCCTTgttgaggaaaataaaagaaaacaatACGAAGAACAATGGAAAAGCCACTTTGAAAAAGGCAACCACCCCAGTGATAGCCcccagaaggggaaaaatggcgAAGATGAGAGCAACACGGATGGGAATAGCAACCACAATGGCgacaaaaagaaggaaaaaaataataaggtttataaaaataacctAACGATCATAGACAAAAATGTTCTGACAGAACACGAGTTTAAGTCATTGCCAATAAGTAAAAGGACACTACGGGCGCTGCACGAAAACAACTTTGTGCACATGACAAACATACAGGCAGTGTCTATCCCCATCGTTTTACTAAATAAGCATATCTACGCACAGGCACAAACGGGAACTGGGAAAACGCTATGTTTCTGTATTCCCCTGGTGGAAAAACTGTACAGAAATAGCATCGACAACTACAATCGAATTTTGGGAGGGCTAATAATTACCCCAACGAGGGAGCTGgtatttcaaatttttgaagTCCTAAATATGTTAAATAAATATCACAAGCTAAATATATGTTGCGCGATAGGCGGGAAGGAtgaagagagagaaaaagcCATTTTTAGTTACGCAAACATTATTGTTTGCACAACGGGCAGATTACTGTACCACTTGGAAAACAACTACTACTGCAACTTGGACTACTTGAGCACCCTCGTGATTGACGAAATTGACAAATTAATTGATAGCAGTTTTTACGACAATTTGAAGAATATTTTGCTGTACAAACCGAAGGAAAATTGCCAAATCTGTCTGTTCTCAGCTACGATTTGTAAATTCTTAAGCATCATATTAAGAACCTTCAACATTAAGGACTACGAATACGTGAGCATCAACGACAACGACAAATACATCGAGAGTAACAACGTGAAGCAGATCTACATCGAGTGTGACATTTATAGCAAAATCAACTATTTGTATACTTTCTtgttttcaaaaaagaacaagaagataattgtttttttctccacatgTAAGCAAGTTCGATTTATGTATGAAGTGTTTAGAAAAATCAAAGTTGGCGTAATGAAGTTCTTACAACTGCATGGGAAGCTAAAACAAACAAGCCGCTTAAACacgtaccattttttttccaaaaaaagaaacttcGTCTGCTTATTCACTACTGATATCGCTTGCCGAGGTTTGGACTTTGCCTCTGTAGACTGGGTTATCCATTTTGATTTTCCAGAAAATGTGGAAACCTTCATTCACAGGTCAGGAAGAACGGGAAGATTCACCAACGTGGGCAACAGCCTCATCTTCCTAACCACAGAAATTgataacaaaaatattttcttaaatgtgctaaaggaaaacaacatagaaattaaggaaaaatttatcaaaaaaaataagctgTTTGACATTAACAATAAAATACACTCTCTAAATGCTGCCTTTGTCgatataaaatatttggcCAAAAAGGCCCTCATCATTTATCTAAGGCATTTGTATATTGTCATGAAATTTAAGGACATAAAGAAGCTGAACCTTAATCAGCTGGCCTACTCATATGGGCTCATCGAATTTTCCCAATCCATGATGGAGGAGTTGAATATAGATGACCACCAGAAGGTCgaagtgaaaaagaagaggtcTCGTTTTGAGAAATTTATGGaaatactaaaaaagaagaagttgaaggggggaaatgcacCCATAGAGGGGGAGAAAAGCCAAGGTGATGTTCCTTCACACGAACCCGATGGTAGACAAGGCACGAGGGACAACTCCCCACGAAATACCTCACAGCTACCAGATTTGAACGCAGAAGAGGACGAAGATTTATTTACCCAAAGGGAAGCCCAAATTGAGGACGACTCTCCAGTGATGTTACCaacgaaaaagagaaagaagcgAGTGAAGGTCGCCAAAACGCTAAGTAGGAGTGTGCTCTATGATGACAGCGGAAATGAAATCAATGACGATGGGgtgaagttaaaaattttggtGAACGAATTGAATGAGGATGCACAAGGCACGGAAGGCGAATACGATAGTGACGATGACAAGAACGGTGATGCTGCCCCTGGTGGAAATACCTACATTCAGTtgctgaaggagaaaatccaaagggaaaacgagaaaagaagaatgagcAAGCTAAGATATGAAGACGGAAGTGAGCATGTGAATAACTCAGATGACTATTCAGACGTCGCAACAGATTCACCCACCGACGAAAGTGACGAATCGGGAAGTTCCCAGAGTGACCAACTTTCAGGAGAAAAGTCGGAGGGAGGAAAGGATAAACATTctgtgaaaaggaaaaaaaccaTGTTGAATAAGGGCAAACTGAAGGCTACTCcggaggaaaacgaaaatg atATATCCGACTTGGAAAGTAAGGTGATGCAGTTTTTATAG
- a CDS encoding Calmodulin — protein sequence MARTSTIISESFIIMDKDADGFVSLNELVYALRFIGISTDYSKLYQNNKITYNLEEYSKIARKELGKLTPQKKLIHTLKNLDKDNTGYLNVDTIIFLVMTMSNVLSDEDCNNFKKFVDPDNKNLIPLEEFAQKIFS from the coding sequence ATGGCCAGGACAAGTACCATAATTAGTGAGTCGTTCATTATAATGGACAAGGACGCTGACGGGTTTGTATCCTTAAACGAGTTAGTGTATGCCTTAAGATTCATCGGAATATCGACCGATTATAGCAAGCTGTatcaaaataataaaatcaCTTATAACTTAGAAGAGTACTCCAAGATAGCAAGGAAGGAGCTGGGAAAGCTGAcccctcaaaaaaaattaatacacactttgaaaaatttagaCAAAGATAACACTGGCTATCTAAACGTAGatacaataatttttttagttATGACAATGAGTAATGTTTTATCTGATGAGGATTGCAATAATTTTAAGAAGTTTGTTGATCCGGACAATAAGAATTTAATACCCTTAGAAGAATTTGCGCAGAAGATATTTTCTTGA